Proteins encoded by one window of Halorubrum ruber:
- a CDS encoding MTH865 family protein encodes MSDVKAELREQFLEAFGGADFPVENQMDLVPALPDGPATKFEAGDVSFTAMEMAAKLGSEQEFPYDTAEELVDDILDGLESKGMI; translated from the coding sequence ATGAGCGACGTGAAAGCGGAACTCCGCGAACAGTTCTTAGAGGCGTTCGGCGGCGCAGACTTCCCCGTCGAGAACCAGATGGACCTCGTCCCCGCGCTGCCGGACGGCCCGGCGACGAAGTTCGAGGCCGGCGACGTGAGCTTCACCGCGATGGAGATGGCGGCGAAGCTCGGCAGCGAACAGGAGTTCCCCTACGACACCGCCGAGGAGCTCGTCGACGACATCCTCGACGGGCTCGAATCGAAAGGGATGATTTGA
- a CDS encoding J domain-containing protein, with the protein MFAELTTLVPRWVLWGVGLGIAATGVVAVAFYLGDRFVPAPAASAGRRGAAGDERRRREIRTYLTAAGERFAEDHAFDDVSVPFYLPERGVAITFDAHDYFRLEGEGVYTVLCEHEMPGRGLGRRLPFDVDEPDWATDESTRSSAGRSGRFGGGRFGGARSATGRSAGPSRPGGPAGRTDPVGDAFDELGVSRDADLDAVKGAYRERVKETHPDQGGDEESFRRVREAYATARNHVDGGPADRDSDRRRERQTGYGR; encoded by the coding sequence GTGTTCGCCGAGCTCACGACGCTGGTACCGCGGTGGGTCCTCTGGGGGGTCGGCCTCGGGATCGCCGCCACCGGGGTGGTCGCGGTCGCCTTCTACCTCGGGGACCGGTTCGTGCCGGCTCCGGCCGCGTCGGCCGGCCGCCGCGGCGCCGCCGGCGACGAGCGCCGCCGCCGCGAGATCCGGACGTACCTGACCGCGGCCGGCGAGCGGTTCGCGGAGGACCACGCCTTCGACGACGTCTCTGTCCCCTTCTACCTCCCCGAGCGCGGCGTCGCGATCACCTTCGACGCGCACGACTACTTCCGCTTAGAGGGCGAGGGCGTCTACACCGTCCTCTGTGAACACGAGATGCCGGGCCGCGGGCTCGGCCGCCGGCTCCCGTTCGACGTCGACGAGCCCGACTGGGCGACCGACGAGTCGACCCGATCGAGCGCCGGCCGGTCCGGCCGCTTCGGCGGCGGCCGCTTCGGCGGTGCCCGCTCCGCCACCGGCCGCTCGGCCGGCCCCTCACGGCCGGGCGGCCCCGCCGGCCGGACCGACCCCGTCGGCGACGCCTTCGACGAGCTCGGCGTCTCGCGCGACGCAGACCTCGACGCGGTGAAGGGCGCCTACCGCGAGCGCGTCAAGGAGACCCATCCGGACCAGGGCGGCGACGAGGAGTCGTTCCGTCGCGTCCGCGAGGCGTACGCGACCGCCCGCAACCACGTCGACGGCGGTCCGGCCGACCGCGACTCGGACCGCCGCCGCGAGCGTCAGACCGGGTACGGGCGGTGA
- a CDS encoding metallophosphoesterase, with translation MTDSPPDADVAFAERAVYLSDADALVVADLHVGRGEASAVSLPLGERADLVDRLGALLDRFDPATVVVAGDAVHTFDRVTDRAREALDALRDGCEASGAALELVAGNHDAALADAWDGPVREELVLEASGDSSDGDSPRTVVCHGHEAPSAPADRYVIGHVHPTIEIEGDRRPCVLRGEGTYRGADLLVLPAFTRLAPGVAVNDMGTAAFDSPLVTDADRLAPVVIDSPPDGGDGGSDGGEPLRFPPLGEFRELL, from the coding sequence GTGACCGACTCACCCCCTGACGCCGACGTCGCGTTCGCCGAGCGCGCCGTGTACCTCTCGGACGCCGACGCGCTCGTCGTCGCCGATCTCCACGTCGGCCGGGGCGAGGCCTCCGCCGTCTCGCTCCCGCTCGGCGAGCGCGCTGACCTCGTCGACCGGCTCGGGGCGCTGCTCGACCGGTTCGACCCCGCGACGGTCGTCGTCGCCGGCGACGCGGTCCACACCTTCGACCGGGTCACCGACAGGGCCCGCGAGGCCTTGGACGCGCTCCGCGACGGCTGCGAGGCGAGCGGCGCCGCCCTCGAACTCGTCGCGGGCAACCACGACGCCGCGCTCGCGGACGCGTGGGACGGACCGGTCCGCGAGGAGTTGGTCCTCGAGGCGTCCGGAGACAGTTCCGATGGCGACAGCCCTCGAACCGTCGTCTGTCACGGCCACGAGGCCCCGTCCGCGCCGGCGGACCGGTACGTGATCGGCCACGTCCACCCGACGATCGAGATCGAGGGCGACCGCCGCCCCTGCGTCCTCCGCGGCGAGGGGACCTACCGCGGCGCCGACCTCCTCGTGTTGCCCGCGTTCACCCGGCTCGCCCCGGGCGTGGCCGTCAACGACATGGGCACCGCGGCGTTCGACTCCCCGCTCGTCACCGACGCGGACCGACTGGCGCCGGTCGTGATCGACTCGCCCCCCGACGGCGGCGACGGCGGCAGCGACGGCGGGGAGCCGCTCCGGTTCCCGCCCCTCGGCGAGTTCCGTGAGCTGTTGTGA
- a CDS encoding metal-sulfur cluster assembly factor, whose product MSGSSADPTSGAGDDPAKRQAVIERLDRVEDPELARSIVELDYIDAIEIDGGRVEVRFTLPTAWCSPAFAWMMATDARDEVEGLDWADEARIELCDHMHGAEITTGVNARDTFGETFPDADGGVAEVRAAIADKARVSTQRAAVDALLDAAVDPEQVVALDRSDVDVAGDEAHVDLGGLSVVVDADPIADYLDRVETSGHVTGPDDTLFLTPEGDPIPAERLDVVQKRSRLASVNMGGQGAVCDALHRARHGPDGPDGSGASYVDQSGGELSAYDGDVDEFTSTWTLSSDD is encoded by the coding sequence ATGTCGGGGAGCAGCGCGGACCCGACGAGCGGCGCGGGCGACGATCCCGCGAAGCGACAGGCGGTCATCGAGCGGCTCGACCGCGTTGAGGACCCGGAGCTCGCCCGCTCCATCGTCGAACTCGACTACATCGACGCGATCGAGATCGACGGCGGCCGCGTCGAGGTCCGGTTCACGCTCCCGACCGCGTGGTGTTCGCCCGCCTTCGCGTGGATGATGGCGACCGACGCCCGCGACGAAGTCGAGGGGCTCGACTGGGCCGACGAGGCGCGAATCGAGCTGTGCGACCACATGCACGGCGCGGAGATCACGACCGGCGTCAACGCTCGCGACACCTTCGGCGAGACCTTCCCGGACGCGGACGGCGGAGTGGCTGAGGTGCGCGCGGCCATCGCCGACAAGGCCCGCGTCTCGACGCAGCGCGCAGCGGTCGACGCGCTGCTCGACGCCGCCGTCGACCCGGAACAGGTCGTCGCGCTCGACCGTTCGGACGTCGACGTCGCCGGCGACGAGGCGCACGTCGACCTCGGCGGGCTCTCGGTCGTCGTCGACGCCGACCCGATCGCCGACTACCTCGACCGCGTCGAGACGAGCGGCCACGTGACGGGCCCCGACGACACGCTGTTCCTGACGCCGGAGGGCGACCCGATCCCGGCCGAGCGACTCGACGTGGTCCAGAAGCGCTCCCGGCTCGCGAGCGTGAACATGGGCGGACAGGGCGCCGTCTGCGACGCGCTTCACCGCGCGCGCCACGGCCCCGACGGCCCGGACGGGTCCGGCGCGTCGTACGTCGATCAGTCGGGCGGCGAGCTGTCCGCGTACGACGGCGACGTCGACGAGTTCACCTCGACGTGGACGCTGAGCAGCGACGACTGA
- a CDS encoding amidohydrolase family protein has product MYEMDGEEIFVIDGHVHLWDARQENIIHEGGEQFIQCFYDYHTGFTPEEKQWDIDEYRHYGADKMTEDLFGNAAADMAIFQPTYLDDFYDEGFNTTEQNAELAEEYPERFVLNGSFDPRDGEEGLRYLEHLKEEYDIPGVKLYTAEWRGESKGWRLDSDEAFEFLEKCADLGIENINAHKGPTIRPLNRDAFDVKDIDDAASSFPELNFIVNHVGLPRLDDFCWIAAQEPNVYGGLAVASAMTTNRPRKFGEIMGELLYWLGEDRVLFGSDYALWNPDWLVDQVMNAELTDEQRDEYGVELDVETMKKVMGENVAELYDIDIEEKKRQFRDDDITERFDLGAHYGGDAGAAAD; this is encoded by the coding sequence ATGTACGAGATGGACGGCGAGGAGATCTTCGTCATCGACGGCCACGTTCACCTGTGGGACGCCCGACAGGAGAACATCATCCACGAGGGGGGCGAGCAGTTCATTCAGTGTTTCTACGACTACCACACGGGATTCACCCCGGAGGAGAAGCAGTGGGACATCGACGAGTATCGCCACTACGGCGCCGACAAGATGACCGAGGACCTGTTCGGCAACGCGGCCGCCGACATGGCGATCTTCCAGCCGACGTACCTCGACGACTTCTACGACGAGGGGTTCAACACGACCGAGCAGAACGCCGAACTCGCCGAGGAGTACCCCGAGCGGTTCGTGTTGAACGGGAGCTTCGACCCGCGCGACGGCGAGGAGGGCCTGCGGTACCTCGAACATCTCAAGGAGGAGTACGACATCCCCGGCGTGAAGCTGTACACCGCCGAGTGGCGCGGCGAGTCGAAAGGGTGGCGGCTCGACAGCGACGAGGCCTTCGAGTTCTTAGAGAAGTGCGCCGACCTCGGCATCGAGAACATCAACGCCCACAAGGGGCCGACGATCCGCCCGCTGAACCGCGACGCGTTCGACGTGAAGGATATCGACGACGCCGCCTCGTCGTTCCCGGAGCTCAACTTCATCGTCAACCACGTCGGGCTCCCACGGCTCGACGACTTCTGCTGGATCGCCGCCCAGGAGCCGAACGTGTACGGCGGGCTCGCGGTCGCCTCCGCGATGACGACGAACCGCCCGCGCAAGTTCGGCGAGATCATGGGCGAGCTGCTCTACTGGCTCGGCGAGGACCGGGTCCTGTTCGGCTCCGACTACGCACTGTGGAACCCCGACTGGCTCGTCGACCAGGTGATGAACGCGGAGCTCACCGACGAGCAGCGAGACGAGTACGGCGTCGAGCTCGACGTCGAGACGATGAAGAAGGTCATGGGCGAGAACGTCGCGGAGCTGTACGACATCGACATCGAGGAGAAGAAGCGCCAGTTCCGCGACGACGACATCACCGAGCGGTTCGACCTCGGCGCCCACTACGGCGGGGACGCGGGGGCCGCCGCGGACTGA
- a CDS encoding NAD(P)-dependent alcohol dehydrogenase, translating into MQAARLHEYTDDMSEGLTIDEVDRPAATGPDDVIVEVEGAGWCQTDNHIIEGMWAEYVPQELPLTLGHENAGTVVETGDNVDLVSPGDPVICHPVQTCGTCRPCRLGETMYCENDAFNGLTTDGGFAEYLHTSERSVIPLPSGVEPIDIAPHADAGITAYHAAKKAVADLNPGDHAVVIGVGGLGHIGLQCLDAMSAARITAVDLKESALDLADGYGADHLVNPSEADVADEIEGLTDGTGAAQVLDFVGEDVTTAYAPEITAAGGDHHIIGYGGHVHEPSQALVNGEFSFVGNIVGRYAELQELVALVEQGDVDLHTSRYDLGEINTVAEKLEHREIDGRAVITP; encoded by the coding sequence ATGCAAGCTGCCAGACTCCACGAGTACACCGACGACATGAGCGAGGGGCTCACCATCGACGAGGTAGACCGGCCGGCCGCGACGGGCCCGGACGACGTGATAGTCGAGGTCGAGGGCGCGGGGTGGTGCCAGACGGATAACCACATCATCGAGGGGATGTGGGCCGAGTACGTCCCGCAGGAGCTCCCCTTGACCCTCGGCCACGAGAACGCCGGCACCGTCGTCGAGACGGGCGACAACGTCGACCTGGTCTCGCCGGGCGACCCGGTGATCTGTCACCCGGTCCAGACCTGCGGCACGTGTCGCCCCTGTCGGCTCGGCGAGACGATGTACTGCGAGAACGACGCCTTCAACGGGCTCACCACCGACGGCGGCTTCGCCGAGTACCTCCACACCAGCGAGCGCTCGGTGATCCCGCTGCCGTCGGGCGTCGAGCCGATAGACATCGCGCCCCACGCGGACGCCGGGATCACCGCCTACCACGCCGCGAAGAAGGCGGTCGCCGACCTGAACCCCGGCGACCACGCGGTCGTCATCGGCGTCGGCGGGCTCGGTCATATCGGCCTCCAGTGCCTTGACGCGATGAGCGCGGCGCGGATCACCGCGGTGGACCTGAAGGAGTCGGCGCTCGACCTCGCCGACGGGTACGGCGCCGACCACCTCGTGAACCCGAGCGAGGCGGACGTCGCCGACGAGATCGAGGGACTCACGGACGGCACCGGCGCGGCGCAGGTGCTCGACTTCGTCGGCGAGGACGTGACGACCGCCTACGCCCCCGAGATCACCGCCGCCGGCGGCGACCACCACATCATCGGCTACGGCGGCCACGTCCACGAGCCGTCGCAGGCGCTGGTGAACGGGGAGTTCTCCTTCGTCGGCAACATCGTCGGGCGGTACGCCGAGCTGCAGGAGCTCGTCGCGCTCGTCGAGCAGGGCGACGTCGACCTCCACACCAGCCGGTACGACCTCGGCGAGATCAACACGGTCGCCGAGAAGCTCGAACACCGGGAGATCGACGGGCGCGCCGTCATCACGCCCTGA
- a CDS encoding thiamine pyrophosphate-dependent dehydrogenase E1 component subunit alpha, with protein sequence MDENGADAGASGRDDATDPLADEDLYRVLGPDGSPLPDATVPDLSDEQFRAIYRDIVVTRRFDERAVSLQRQGRIGTYAPCAGQEGSAVGSTHALADDDLISYQYREHGAVVVRDLLGEYLPYWMGHESGTEAIADGNVFPLNIGIAAHLPHAVGAAWAFDYQGEDRVVACHFGDGATSEGDFHEAMNFAGVFDTPTLFCCHNNGWAISIPESRQTASDTFAQKAAAYGFEGVRVDGMDPLASYAVTREAAERARGDGGESDGDGGDEEEPRPVLIEFVEYRFGAHTTADDPTAYRDPDDVDPWRALDPLDRMEAFLRETGRIDDEGVTAIHDEADDVVADAIDFAESVEPDPSDMFDHAYAELPPEVRRQRDELLAAVEEHGEEAFVRED encoded by the coding sequence ATGGACGAGAACGGCGCCGACGCAGGCGCGTCCGGCCGCGACGACGCGACTGACCCCCTCGCCGACGAGGACCTCTACCGCGTGCTCGGCCCGGACGGCAGTCCCCTGCCGGACGCGACGGTTCCGGACCTGTCTGACGAGCAGTTCCGCGCGATCTACCGGGACATAGTGGTCACCCGCCGGTTCGACGAGCGGGCGGTGAGTCTCCAGCGGCAGGGCCGGATCGGCACGTACGCGCCCTGCGCGGGCCAGGAGGGGTCGGCGGTCGGCTCGACGCACGCGCTCGCTGACGACGACCTGATCAGCTACCAGTACCGCGAGCACGGCGCGGTCGTCGTCCGCGACCTCCTCGGCGAGTACCTCCCCTACTGGATGGGTCACGAGTCCGGGACGGAAGCGATCGCCGACGGCAACGTCTTCCCGCTCAACATCGGCATCGCGGCACACCTCCCGCACGCGGTCGGCGCCGCGTGGGCGTTCGACTATCAGGGGGAAGACCGCGTCGTCGCCTGTCACTTCGGGGACGGCGCGACCAGCGAGGGCGACTTCCACGAGGCGATGAACTTCGCCGGCGTCTTCGACACGCCGACGCTGTTCTGCTGTCACAACAACGGCTGGGCCATCTCGATCCCCGAGTCGCGACAGACCGCGAGCGACACGTTCGCGCAGAAGGCGGCCGCCTACGGCTTCGAGGGGGTCCGCGTCGACGGGATGGACCCCCTCGCGAGCTACGCGGTCACCCGGGAGGCCGCCGAGCGGGCGCGGGGCGACGGGGGCGAGTCGGACGGCGACGGAGGCGACGAAGAGGAGCCGCGCCCCGTCCTCATTGAGTTCGTCGAGTACCGCTTCGGTGCGCACACGACCGCAGACGACCCGACCGCCTACCGCGACCCGGACGACGTGGACCCGTGGCGCGCGCTCGACCCGCTCGATCGGATGGAGGCGTTCCTCCGCGAGACCGGCCGGATCGACGACGAGGGGGTCACGGCGATTCACGACGAGGCGGACGACGTCGTCGCCGACGCGATCGACTTCGCGGAGTCGGTCGAGCCCGATCCGAGCGACATGTTCGACCACGCGTACGCCGAGCTCCCTCCCGAGGTCCGCCGCCAGCGCGACGAACTGCTCGCGGCCGTCGAGGAGCACGGTGAAGAGGCGTTTGTGCGAGAAGACTAA
- a CDS encoding NAD(P)/FAD-dependent oxidoreductase, with translation MNGDATVVGGGLAGLVAAARLAEAGADVTLYERRPAVGGRVRTETVDGFTLDRGFQVLFSSYPAVKRELGADGLDDLNLRTFAPGATICRPGSRSTLGDPLRDPLSAFPSLLNDEVSFSDKLRTLALRYDLANRDEEKFFAGPDASIREYLRDWGFADDYVENFVESFYGGITLDRTLSTSKHVFEYTFRAMGRGSIGVPAEGMAALPAALADRAREAGVEIRTGEDVESVRVAGQGRIPFRTGSADADGATVELADGATRETDAVVVATSPPEARRLTGVESVPTEGVPNVTGWYALPAGESFETGERILLNAAEKSPNAVVPMSEVAPEYAPDDRALLAATFLGEEALDRSDEDLRDDVHDALDAWFPERDFGGLETLDVHRIRFAQFAQPPGVHADLPDPDDPEGPVTLAGDYTEWSSIQGALESGRKAAAAAAEYL, from the coding sequence ATGAACGGAGACGCCACGGTCGTCGGCGGCGGGCTGGCGGGGCTGGTCGCCGCGGCGAGGCTCGCCGAGGCGGGCGCGGACGTGACGCTGTACGAGCGACGGCCCGCGGTCGGCGGGCGCGTGCGGACGGAGACGGTCGACGGGTTCACCCTCGACCGCGGCTTCCAAGTCCTCTTCTCCAGCTATCCCGCGGTCAAACGCGAACTGGGCGCCGACGGGCTCGACGACCTCAACCTCCGGACGTTCGCCCCCGGCGCGACGATCTGCCGCCCCGGCTCGCGCTCGACGCTCGGCGACCCGCTCCGCGATCCGCTGTCCGCGTTCCCCTCCCTCCTAAACGACGAGGTCTCTTTCTCTGACAAGCTCCGGACGCTCGCGCTCCGGTACGACCTCGCGAACCGCGACGAAGAGAAGTTCTTCGCCGGCCCGGACGCCTCGATCCGCGAGTACCTGCGGGACTGGGGGTTCGCCGACGACTACGTCGAGAACTTCGTGGAGTCATTCTACGGCGGGATCACCCTCGATCGCACCCTCTCGACCTCCAAGCACGTCTTCGAGTACACGTTCCGCGCGATGGGTCGCGGCTCCATCGGCGTCCCCGCCGAGGGGATGGCCGCGCTCCCCGCCGCGCTCGCCGACCGCGCGCGCGAGGCGGGTGTCGAGATACGGACCGGCGAGGACGTCGAGTCGGTCCGCGTCGCGGGACAGGGCCGGATCCCCTTCCGGACCGGCTCCGCCGACGCCGACGGCGCGACCGTCGAACTCGCGGACGGCGCGACCCGCGAGACGGACGCGGTCGTCGTCGCGACCTCGCCGCCCGAGGCCCGGCGGCTCACCGGCGTCGAGTCGGTGCCCACGGAGGGCGTCCCGAACGTCACCGGCTGGTACGCGCTCCCCGCGGGCGAGTCGTTCGAGACGGGCGAGCGCATCCTGCTCAACGCGGCCGAGAAATCACCCAACGCCGTGGTCCCGATGTCCGAGGTCGCGCCCGAGTACGCCCCGGACGACCGCGCGCTTCTCGCCGCGACGTTCCTCGGCGAGGAGGCGCTCGATCGGTCCGACGAGGACCTCCGCGACGACGTTCACGACGCCCTCGACGCGTGGTTCCCCGAGCGCGACTTCGGGGGGCTGGAGACCCTCGACGTCCACCGGATCCGGTTCGCGCAGTTCGCGCAGCCCCCGGGCGTCCACGCCGACCTCCCCGACCCCGACGATCCGGAGGGACCGGTGACGCTCGCGGGCGACTACACCGAGTGGTCGTCGATTCAGGGCGCCTTGGAGAGCGGGCGGAAGGCAGCCGCGGCGGCGGCGGAGTATTTATAA
- a CDS encoding threonine synthase, whose product MADFETTPAFRGLKSRASGRIHETADAASIDDDEGARGLDPVYDYDAVDPDDLFDPAARGGSGDARAAPATARGHWRFDALLPFPAEDALTAGEGATPLVATDRLADELDVESVYVKDEGRNPTGTVLDRGLSLAVTAVAKRAADGADVEPLVCASPGNAGQSMAAYAGRADLRSYAFVPSRCAFSNKSMTNVHGGEMRVVGGRFPDAAAAVDEQLETDYTDLGEFATPYRHEGAKTVAFELVADLGDAPDVVVVPTGSGEVVAGVYKGFSELERVGAIDGTPKVVASQASGCAPIAAAVERGLDEPEPWGTPDTICGELEIPDPAGGAAAVEAVTESGGTAVGVDDDDILASAVAVAQNEVVETGAAGGAAPAGAWALAEEGFFDGDETVVLLNSDAGLKTPDILRSHLMGQGI is encoded by the coding sequence ATGGCTGATTTCGAGACCACGCCGGCGTTTCGGGGTTTAAAAAGTCGGGCGTCGGGACGCATCCACGAGACCGCCGACGCGGCGTCGATCGACGATGACGAGGGGGCGCGCGGCCTCGACCCCGTCTACGACTACGACGCGGTCGATCCGGACGACCTGTTCGACCCGGCGGCCCGCGGCGGGAGCGGCGACGCTCGGGCTGCGCCCGCGACGGCGCGGGGACACTGGCGGTTCGACGCGCTGCTCCCCTTCCCGGCGGAGGACGCGCTCACCGCGGGTGAGGGCGCCACGCCGCTCGTGGCCACCGACCGACTCGCCGACGAGCTGGACGTGGAATCGGTGTACGTCAAAGACGAGGGGCGGAACCCCACGGGGACCGTCCTCGACCGCGGGCTCTCGCTCGCCGTGACCGCAGTTGCGAAGCGTGCGGCCGACGGCGCGGACGTCGAGCCGCTCGTCTGCGCGAGCCCGGGCAACGCCGGGCAGTCGATGGCGGCGTACGCGGGCCGGGCGGACCTACGCTCGTACGCGTTCGTCCCCTCCCGATGCGCGTTCTCGAACAAGTCGATGACGAACGTCCACGGCGGCGAGATGCGCGTGGTCGGCGGGCGCTTCCCCGACGCGGCCGCCGCGGTCGACGAGCAGTTAGAGACCGACTACACCGACCTCGGCGAGTTCGCGACGCCGTACCGCCACGAGGGGGCGAAGACGGTCGCGTTCGAGCTCGTCGCCGACCTCGGCGACGCCCCCGACGTCGTCGTCGTCCCGACCGGCTCCGGCGAGGTCGTCGCCGGCGTTTATAAGGGATTCTCGGAGCTGGAGCGGGTCGGCGCGATCGACGGCACCCCGAAGGTGGTCGCGTCGCAGGCATCGGGTTGCGCGCCGATCGCGGCCGCGGTCGAGCGCGGCCTCGACGAGCCGGAGCCGTGGGGGACGCCCGACACCATCTGCGGCGAACTGGAGATCCCGGACCCCGCGGGCGGCGCCGCGGCCGTCGAGGCGGTCACCGAGAGCGGCGGGACCGCGGTCGGCGTCGACGACGACGACATCTTGGCGAGCGCGGTCGCCGTGGCGCAAAACGAGGTCGTCGAGACCGGCGCGGCGGGCGGCGCGGCCCCCGCCGGCGCGTGGGCGCTCGCCGAGGAGGGCTTCTTCGACGGCGACGAGACCGTCGTCCTGCTCAACAGCGACGCCGGCCTGAAGACGCCGGACATCCTGCGCAGCCACCTGATGGGCCAAGGTATTTAA
- a CDS encoding PGF-CTERM-anchored ABC transporter substrate-binding protein, giving the protein MRNSFAIAMAVLVTTALIGGVAGTVAGAQPTISTNGPTAGAQPTAGAQPAVGAAGATGTGPAQTDGACGFPFNATDATGETVTLEERPERITTINPSAAQTLWELGEQDRVVGVSQFAFYLDGAEERANVSAEFGASVERVVATEPDLVLAPNASAADVEPLREQGLTVYHFPAATSVEDIAEKTETIGRLVGACDAAAETNEEMYDAVDAAEERTADVDRPAALYPLGGGYVAANDTFIDAIMNVGGTENVAADVGSGYPQLSDEVILETDPELILVTDSEAAILEQEPYASTTAGVEDSYVVMNVNYLNQPAPRSVIESTTTLSNAVVELRGEGGESTDGADDGSTDGSSADGDSSGDGDTSDGSSTDGEDGNETELTTADGNESDGDGSAENTGDSAPGFGVVAAALALLATGLLARRD; this is encoded by the coding sequence ATGCGAAACAGCTTCGCGATCGCGATGGCCGTGCTGGTGACGACCGCCCTGATCGGCGGCGTCGCCGGGACGGTCGCGGGCGCACAGCCGACGATATCGACCAACGGACCGACTGCGGGCGCGCAGCCGACGGCGGGCGCGCAGCCGGCGGTCGGCGCCGCGGGCGCGACGGGGACCGGCCCCGCACAGACGGACGGCGCCTGCGGGTTCCCGTTCAACGCGACCGACGCGACCGGCGAGACGGTGACGCTGGAGGAGCGCCCCGAGCGGATCACGACGATCAATCCGTCGGCCGCGCAGACGCTGTGGGAGCTCGGCGAGCAGGACCGCGTCGTCGGCGTGAGCCAGTTCGCCTTCTACCTCGACGGCGCCGAGGAGCGCGCGAACGTCTCCGCCGAGTTCGGCGCGAGCGTCGAGCGCGTCGTGGCCACCGAGCCCGACCTCGTGCTGGCGCCGAACGCCTCGGCGGCGGACGTCGAGCCGCTCCGCGAGCAGGGGCTGACCGTGTACCACTTCCCCGCGGCGACCTCCGTCGAGGACATCGCCGAGAAGACGGAGACGATCGGCCGGCTCGTCGGCGCGTGCGACGCCGCCGCGGAGACCAACGAGGAGATGTACGACGCGGTCGACGCCGCCGAAGAGCGGACGGCCGACGTCGACCGCCCGGCCGCGCTGTACCCGCTCGGCGGCGGCTACGTCGCGGCGAACGACACCTTCATCGACGCGATCATGAACGTCGGCGGGACCGAGAACGTCGCCGCCGACGTCGGCTCGGGGTACCCGCAGCTCTCCGACGAGGTGATCTTGGAGACGGACCCCGAGCTAATCTTAGTCACTGACTCCGAGGCCGCCATCCTCGAGCAGGAGCCGTACGCCAGCACGACCGCGGGCGTCGAGGACAGCTACGTGGTGATGAACGTGAACTACCTCAACCAGCCGGCGCCGCGCAGCGTGATCGAGTCCACGACAACGCTCTCGAACGCGGTGGTCGAGCTCCGCGGCGAGGGCGGCGAGTCGACCGACGGCGCGGACGACGGCTCGACTGACGGCTCCTCGGCGGACGGCGACTCGTCGGGCGACGGTGACACGTCCGACGGTTCGTCGACCGACGGCGAGGACGGGAACGAGACGGAGCTGACAACCGCGGACGGGAACGAGAGCGACGGCGACGGAAGCGCCGAGAACACGGGCGACTCGGCGCCCGGGTTCGGCGTCGTCGCGGCCGCGCTCGCGCTGCTCGCGACCGGGCTGCTCGCGCGGCGAGACTGA